The genomic region TACACCGTCGGCGGCGTCGATCCCTACCTCTCCGTCGTCCTGGTCGGCCCGGCGTTCTTCCTGGCCGGCGTGGCCCTCCAGCGCGGGGTGATCCAGCCCAACCTGAGCGCTCCCGAGGCCAACCAGCTGCTCCTCACCCTCGGCGTCGCACTCTTCCTCGAGAACGCCGCACTCACCCTCTTCAGCGCCGATTACCGTAGCATCCGTCTGGCCTACGGGCAGCGGGTCATCCTGGTCGGCGACGCGGTCGTCAACGTGCCGCGCCTGATCGCCTTCGCCTGCTCCATCGCGCTGGCCGTCGCCCTCTGGCTCTTCCTGAAGTACACGGACACCGGCAAGGCGTTCCGGGCGGCGGCGGAGGAGCGGGAGGGCGCGCTCCTGATGGGGATCGACATCCACCGGCTCTACGCGGTGGCCTTCGGGATCGGCTCGGGGGTGGTGGCGGTG from Candidatus Methylomirabilota bacterium harbors:
- a CDS encoding branched-chain amino acid ABC transporter permease, translated to MRTLLWQACVSGLLIGGVYALVALGLTLIFGVMRIINFAHGTLMMLGMYATFFLYTVGGVDPYLSVVLVGPAFFLAGVALQRGVIQPNLSAPEANQLLLTLGVALFLENAALTLFSADYRSIRLAYGQRVILVGDAVVNVPRLIAFACSIALAVALWLFLKYTDTGKAFRAAAEEREGALLMGIDIHRLYAVAFGIGSGVVAVAGSLVTPFLYVAPDVGDVFNILAFVIVVLGGMGSFVGALLGGLVVGLAESLGAAVLPGSLKQLPIFALF